The following coding sequences are from one Triticum dicoccoides isolate Atlit2015 ecotype Zavitan chromosome 4A, WEW_v2.0, whole genome shotgun sequence window:
- the LOC119289566 gene encoding arabinogalactan protein 1-like, with protein MARFAVVAAVIALLAVAAAAQGPMPAPRMAPLPAPPARSPATAPAPVATPPTAASPSPMASPPAPPTDAPSAMTPSAVSATPTGAPTGAPASSAVYSSAASFVAVAGAVAAAIMF; from the coding sequence ATGGCTCGCTTCGCCGTGGTCGCCGCCGTCATCGcgctcctcgccgtcgccgccgccgcgcaggGCCCCATGCCGGCGCCCAGGATGGCCCCGCTCCCCGCACCGCCGGCGAGGTCGCCGGCCACCGCCCCTGCGCCGGTCGCCACCCCGCCCACCGCCGCGTCGCCGTCCCCGATGGCCTCGCCCCCGGCCCCGCCCACCGACGCTCCCTCCGCGATGACGCCCTCCGCGGTCTCCGCCACGCCCACCGGTGCCCCCACCGGCGCCCCCGCGAGCTCCGCCGTGTACTCGTCCGCCGCCAGcttcgtcgccgtcgccggcgcgGTCGCAGCCGCCATCATGTTCTAG